One window of the Nicotiana tabacum cultivar K326 chromosome 4, ASM71507v2, whole genome shotgun sequence genome contains the following:
- the LOC107822372 gene encoding oleosin H1-like: MADVRHPHQIQVHPQHPRYEGGVKTLLPQKGPSATQVLAIVTLLPVGGTLLGLAGLTLIGTIIGLCVATPVFLLFSPVLVPAALAVGLAVTGFLTSGAFGLTGLSSLSWIVNYFKQGRTVTEQLDYTKRRMQERIADAASQVGQKTKDAGQAIQSKAEGKEGGRT, from the exons ATGGCTGACGTTCGTCATCCACACCAAATTCAAGTTCATCCCCAACACCCTCGTTATGAAGGTGGCGTGAAAACTCTTCTTCCTCAAAAAGGTCCTTCAGCTACCCAAGTTCTAGCCATTGTCACACTTCTTCCTGTCGGCGGGACGCTCTTGGGGCTCGCCGGCTTGACGCTTATCGGGACGATTATAGGCCTTTGCGTTGCTACTCCGGTGTTTTTACTCTTCAGCCCGGTTCTTGTTCCAGCTGCTCTCGCTGTTGGCCTAGCTGTCACTGGATTCTTGACTTCAG GTGCCTTTGGATTAACGGGGCTGTCATCACTTTCTTGGATTGTCAATTACTTTAAGCAAGGGAGGACTGTTACTGAGCAATTGGACTACACAAAGAGGCGGATGCAAGAACGAATTGCAGATGCTGCTTCGCAAGTGGGACAAAAGACTAAGGATGCTGGACAAGCAATCCAAAGCAAAGCTGAAGGAAAAGAAGGTGGCAGGACTTGA